The proteins below are encoded in one region of Sander vitreus isolate 19-12246 chromosome 24, sanVit1, whole genome shotgun sequence:
- the LOC144512950 gene encoding putative methyltransferase DDB_G0268948 codes for MAVRVFEGKDHAAAYLQYRIAPDELISRIMSYMEKKTSSQFNLAVDVGCGSGQGTILLAPYFTKVVGTDVSPAQLEMALANSSPPNVSYRECPAEVLPFASGEVDLVTAIAAAHWFDHKRFLLEADRVLRPGGCLALVSYTMDFELEYGGVSNTALNDICEEYYDALRPFRNPYIGTSSVKIYSDLFDSCSYPDKEWNECLRVKRILPLSGYIGMVETFSTYQALLQKDHAEAKRLSNDTRNKLMSAMKVSSPDTEVTVVVKYFYWLAHKP; via the exons ATGGCTGTTCGTGTCTTTGAGGGTAAAGATCATGCAGCTGCTTACCTGCAGTACAGAATAGCACCTGATGAATTAATCAGCAGGATTATGAGCTACATGGAGAAAAAG ACATCAAGCCAGTTCAATCTAGCAGTGGATGTGGGCTGCGGTTCGGGGCAAGGGACGATCCTATTGGCTCCGTACTTCACCAAGGTTGTTGGAACAGACGTCAGCCCTGCCCAGCTGGAGATGGCTTTGGCCAATAGCAGTCCTCCAAATGTATCATACAG GGAGTGTCCGGCAGAAGTGCTACCGTTTGCTTCTGGTGAGGTGGACCTTGTGACGGCCATTGCGGCGGCTCACTGGTTCGACCACAAGCGGTTCCTCCTGGAAGCTGACAGGGTGCTGAGGCCAGGAGGCTGCCTGGCTCTCGTGAGCTACACCATGGACTTTGAGCTGGAGTATGGGGGCGTCTCCAACACAGCCTTAAATGACATCTGTGAAGAG TATTACGATGCTCTGCGTCCATTCCGAAATCCCTATATAGGAACGAGCTCTGTGAAGATCTATTCAGACTTGTTTGACTCGTGCTCATACCCAGACAAAGAGTG GAATGAGTGTCTGAGAGTAAAAAGGATCTTGCCACTGAGCGGATACATCGGCATGGTGGAGACCTTCTCCACCTACCAGGCCCTGCTGCAAAAGGACCACGCTGAGGCTAAACGTCTTTCTAATGACACCAGGAACAA GTTGATGTCTGCCATGAAGGTGTCTTCTCCTGACACAGAAGTTACAGTGGTTGTGAAGTATTTCTATTGGCTGGCACACAAACCTTGA